One stretch of Priestia megaterium DNA includes these proteins:
- the bcd gene encoding branched-chain amino acid dehydrogenase, producing the protein MKIFDYMETYDYEQLLFCQDKDSGLKAIIAIHDTTIGPALGGTRMWTYESEEAAIEDALRLSRGMTYKNAAAGLNLGGGKTVIIGDPRKDKNEAMFRAFGRFIQGLNGRYITAEDVGTTVEDMDIVYEETDYVTGVSPAFGSSGNPSPVTAYGVYRGIKAAAKEAFGTDMLEGKVVAVQGVGNVAYNLCRHLHEEGAKLIVTDINKEAVQRAVEEFGAQAVDPNDIYGVECDIYAPCALGATINDETIPQIKAKVIAGAANNQLKETRHGDLIHELGIVYAPDYVINAGGVINVADELVGYNRERALKKVEGIYDNIEKVVEISKRDGIPTYLAADRLAEERIEKLRRSRSQFLQNGQHILSRRHTR; encoded by the coding sequence ATGAAAATTTTTGACTATATGGAAACATACGATTATGAGCAGTTATTATTTTGCCAAGATAAAGATTCAGGCTTAAAAGCCATTATTGCGATTCATGATACAACAATTGGACCAGCTCTAGGCGGTACGAGAATGTGGACATATGAATCAGAAGAGGCCGCAATTGAAGATGCGCTTCGTCTATCACGCGGAATGACTTATAAAAATGCAGCAGCAGGCTTGAATTTAGGAGGAGGGAAAACGGTTATTATCGGAGATCCTCGCAAAGACAAAAATGAAGCGATGTTCCGTGCATTTGGTCGCTTTATTCAAGGGTTAAATGGTCGATATATTACAGCAGAAGATGTGGGCACAACGGTAGAGGATATGGATATTGTATATGAGGAAACGGATTATGTAACGGGTGTATCTCCTGCTTTTGGTTCATCAGGCAATCCATCACCAGTCACAGCCTACGGCGTATACCGAGGAATTAAAGCAGCAGCAAAAGAAGCATTTGGAACAGATATGCTTGAAGGAAAAGTAGTAGCTGTCCAAGGTGTAGGAAACGTAGCATATAATTTATGCCGCCACCTTCACGAAGAAGGAGCGAAACTTATCGTAACGGATATTAATAAAGAAGCTGTTCAGCGTGCGGTAGAAGAATTTGGTGCGCAAGCAGTAGACCCGAATGATATTTATGGTGTAGAATGTGATATCTATGCTCCTTGTGCACTCGGAGCAACGATTAACGATGAAACGATCCCTCAAATAAAAGCAAAAGTTATTGCAGGGGCAGCTAATAATCAATTGAAAGAAACGCGTCATGGTGATTTAATTCATGAATTAGGCATTGTATATGCCCCGGACTATGTTATTAACGCAGGAGGCGTTATTAACGTAGCTGATGAGCTAGTTGGATATAACCGTGAGCGTGCGCTGAAAAAAGTTGAAGGTATTTATGATAATATTGAAAAGGTAGTTGAAATCTCAAAGCGAGATGGCATTCCAACCTATCTAGCAGCAGATCGCTTAGCTGAAGAAAGAATTGAAAAGCTGCGTCGTTCACGCAGTCAATTTTTACAAAATGGACAGCATATTTTAAGTAGACGTCATACGCGCTAA
- the yqiS gene encoding phosphate butyryltransferase — MTLATILSQVAKQSSLTVAVAAAEDLETIEAVYEAVSREVSEFILFGNETTINELFRQYRPSLLTHKAVTVVHTESVLEAAQLAVRSVQQGQAHIVMKGNLSTSLILKAVLNKEHGLRTGNVLSHVAVFDVPHYDRPILVTDAAMNITPSLEEKVQIIQNAVNVAHSIGIEVPKVAPIAAVEVVNPLMPATVEAALLTQMNRRGQIKGCVIDGPLALDNAINIEAAKQKGIQSEVAGQADILLVPAIETGNVLYKSLIYFAKAKVGAILAGAKAPVVLTSRADSSESKLYSLALAISVAQQNS; from the coding sequence ATGACTCTTGCTACCATCTTATCTCAGGTTGCTAAGCAGTCTTCTTTGACTGTTGCTGTTGCTGCAGCTGAAGACTTAGAAACAATTGAGGCAGTGTATGAAGCTGTGTCAAGGGAAGTTTCTGAATTTATTTTGTTTGGCAACGAAACGACAATTAATGAATTATTCAGGCAGTACCGCCCATCCTTACTCACTCATAAGGCTGTGACGGTCGTACATACGGAGTCCGTTTTAGAAGCGGCTCAATTGGCTGTGCGTTCAGTTCAGCAAGGTCAAGCTCATATCGTAATGAAAGGGAATTTATCCACATCGCTTATTTTAAAAGCTGTGTTAAATAAAGAGCATGGTTTGCGTACGGGAAATGTTTTATCACATGTAGCTGTGTTTGACGTTCCTCACTATGACCGTCCGATTCTTGTAACAGATGCAGCTATGAATATTACGCCATCTCTGGAAGAGAAAGTTCAAATCATTCAAAATGCGGTGAACGTTGCCCACTCGATTGGGATAGAGGTGCCAAAGGTAGCTCCTATTGCAGCGGTTGAAGTTGTGAACCCTTTGATGCCTGCAACAGTAGAGGCTGCACTTCTTACACAGATGAACCGCAGAGGACAAATTAAAGGCTGCGTTATTGATGGACCTTTAGCACTCGACAATGCCATTAACATAGAAGCAGCCAAGCAAAAAGGCATTCAAAGTGAAGTTGCCGGTCAAGCAGATATATTACTCGTTCCAGCAATTGAAACAGGGAACGTTTTATATAAATCCCTTATTTATTTTGCTAAAGCAAAAGTTGGAGCTATTCTAGCGGGAGCAAAAGCTCCGGTCGTCTTAACATCCAGAGCAGATTCATCAGAAAGTAAATTATACTCACTGGCGCTTGCTATCAGCGTCGCTCAACAGAATTCTTAG
- a CDS encoding sigma-54 interaction domain-containing protein, translated as MQNVLIVGGGKGGLAILKILLETEFMKVIGVVDVRANAPAVLYAQEQDISTGMNWEPYMTKQLDVIVETTGKQGVFQQLQRSKPADALVVPGLVAEIMANLMEEKEELIQRLKQESYKYDLIFNAAHDAMVVIDRNGYITLFNQSAERLTNFSHRDVIGKHLHEVIPNSKLVDVLHTKTIDQNSEFVLDSGRKVITTRIPILDENGELFGAFSIFKDITDVVGLAEEVTNLKEVQTMLQAIIQSSEEAISVVDEEGRGILINPAYTRITGLKKTDIIGQPATADISEGDSMHMKVLQTRRPVRGVRMRLGPSKRDVVVNVAPVIVDGKLKGSVGVIHDMSEIQELTNELKRARQIIRTLEAKYSFADIIGQSEEFQLAIEQARLAAKTPATVLLRGESGTGKELFAHAIHNASSRKFNKFVRINCAALSESLLESELFGYEEGAFSGAKRGGKRGVFEEANNGSIFLDEIGELSAHMQAKLLRVLQEKELIRVGGTTPIPVNVRVIAATNVNLEKGMADGSIRQDLYYRLNKIPIHIPPLRKRKEDIGALVTHLITKINQDYGRHVEGVTEGALQSLRSYDWPGNVRELENILGRAIIYMHYTETMIDSVHLPSLEGKGKKEKNQVNEEVVFEGKTLAHMMENYEAELIQKVLLANEYNRTKTAKQLNISLRSLYYKLEKYNLANNSMQ; from the coding sequence ATGCAAAATGTGTTGATCGTTGGAGGAGGAAAAGGCGGATTAGCTATTCTGAAAATCTTGTTGGAAACCGAATTTATGAAAGTGATTGGTGTAGTAGACGTACGAGCTAACGCGCCGGCTGTTTTGTATGCGCAAGAACAAGATATTTCAACCGGAATGAATTGGGAGCCTTATATGACAAAGCAGCTCGATGTCATTGTTGAAACAACAGGTAAACAAGGCGTCTTTCAACAATTGCAAAGAAGCAAACCTGCTGATGCACTGGTAGTGCCGGGATTGGTTGCTGAAATTATGGCAAATCTGATGGAGGAAAAAGAAGAGTTAATTCAGCGGTTAAAGCAAGAATCGTATAAATATGATCTTATTTTTAACGCGGCTCATGATGCGATGGTCGTGATTGATAGGAATGGATATATTACGCTATTTAATCAAAGTGCCGAGCGTTTGACGAACTTTTCACACAGAGATGTAATTGGTAAGCATCTTCATGAAGTCATTCCAAATAGTAAACTTGTTGATGTTCTTCATACAAAAACGATTGATCAAAATAGTGAATTTGTGTTAGATAGCGGACGGAAGGTAATTACGACTAGAATACCAATACTCGACGAGAATGGAGAGCTGTTTGGGGCCTTTTCGATTTTTAAAGATATTACGGACGTTGTCGGATTGGCAGAAGAAGTTACGAATTTAAAAGAAGTACAAACTATGCTTCAAGCTATTATTCAATCTTCTGAAGAAGCTATTTCGGTTGTCGATGAAGAAGGAAGAGGGATTTTAATTAATCCTGCTTATACGAGAATTACGGGTTTAAAAAAGACGGATATTATTGGTCAGCCCGCGACTGCCGATATCTCTGAAGGAGACAGTATGCACATGAAGGTGCTGCAAACAAGGCGTCCCGTTCGAGGTGTAAGAATGAGGCTTGGTCCGAGTAAAAGAGACGTAGTTGTCAATGTTGCCCCCGTTATTGTCGATGGAAAATTAAAAGGCAGCGTTGGCGTTATTCATGATATGTCTGAAATTCAAGAGCTTACAAATGAACTCAAAAGAGCGCGTCAAATTATCCGAACGCTTGAAGCGAAATATTCATTTGCTGATATCATTGGTCAATCTGAAGAGTTTCAGTTAGCAATTGAGCAGGCTAGACTTGCTGCTAAAACACCAGCTACTGTTTTGCTTAGAGGTGAATCTGGGACTGGTAAAGAGTTGTTTGCACATGCGATTCATAATGCGAGCAGCCGAAAGTTTAATAAATTTGTCCGGATTAACTGTGCTGCGCTTTCTGAGTCTTTGCTTGAAAGTGAACTTTTTGGGTATGAAGAAGGAGCTTTTTCCGGGGCAAAAAGAGGCGGGAAACGCGGCGTTTTTGAAGAAGCCAATAACGGTAGCATCTTTTTAGATGAAATCGGGGAGCTTTCAGCTCATATGCAGGCTAAGCTGCTTCGGGTGCTTCAAGAAAAAGAGCTTATTCGCGTTGGAGGAACGACTCCTATTCCGGTGAATGTTCGCGTTATTGCAGCTACGAATGTGAATTTAGAAAAAGGAATGGCTGATGGAAGCATCAGACAGGACTTGTATTATCGGCTAAACAAAATTCCGATTCACATACCTCCTCTTCGGAAGAGAAAAGAGGATATTGGTGCGCTTGTTACACACTTAATTACAAAAATTAATCAAGATTACGGCCGGCATGTTGAAGGAGTAACAGAGGGGGCTTTACAATCATTAAGATCATACGACTGGCCAGGAAACGTCAGAGAGCTTGAAAACATATTAGGCAGAGCCATTATTTATATGCACTATACAGAAACAATGATTGATTCTGTTCATCTCCCTTCGCTTGAAGGCAAGGGCAAAAAAGAAAAAAATCAGGTGAATGAAGAGGTAGTGTTCGAAGGGAAGACTTTAGCGCACATGATGGAAAATTATGAAGCGGAACTTATTCAAAAAGTGCTGCTTGCAAACGAGTATAACCGAACGAAAACAGCAAAACAGCTCAATATTTCCCTGCGTTCTCTGTATTATAAGTTGGAAAAATACAATCTTGCAAATAACAGCATGCAATAA
- a CDS encoding DUF2627 domain-containing protein — protein sequence MVRIIALLILLIPGILAGYGIKLMRDMIFGILQSPFPSLFLQFSVGLLLFLIGLGFVAGFILHRDRKRNKVQNRFQKDKKTSH from the coding sequence ATGGTTCGAATTATCGCACTGCTAATCTTACTTATTCCTGGTATACTCGCTGGCTATGGCATTAAACTTATGAGAGATATGATTTTTGGCATCCTGCAATCCCCGTTCCCTTCTTTATTTTTGCAATTTTCAGTCGGTCTTCTATTATTTTTAATCGGCCTTGGATTTGTTGCTGGCTTTATTCTGCACAGAGACCGCAAGCGAAACAAAGTTCAAAACAGATTTCAAAAAGATAAAAAAACATCGCATTAA
- a CDS encoding glycerophosphodiester phosphodiesterase, giving the protein MFVIGHRGAAGTFPENTMISFKEAARVGAHGIELDVHMTKDGELAVIHDEKVDRTTNGKGYVKDFTYQDLQKLDASYKFKKKYGVCKIPALNEVMEWASSEGISVNIELKNNIFDYPYLEMKVLDLIYLYKMKDRTMISSFNHNSLARIGSLDSTIETAILYSYPMYEPWVYAQHLGAKALHPNQRTVNEVNVAASKDCQIPVRPYTVNDVKVAEQLRKYGCESVITDYPEKMVKQFGGRFS; this is encoded by the coding sequence ATGTTTGTAATAGGTCATCGCGGCGCAGCTGGAACGTTTCCTGAAAATACGATGATTTCCTTCAAAGAAGCAGCGAGAGTTGGAGCACACGGAATTGAACTTGATGTGCATATGACAAAGGATGGGGAACTTGCTGTAATTCATGATGAAAAAGTAGATCGAACGACGAATGGAAAAGGGTATGTAAAAGATTTTACGTATCAAGATTTACAAAAATTAGATGCGAGCTATAAGTTCAAAAAAAAGTATGGAGTATGTAAAATCCCCGCGTTAAATGAAGTAATGGAGTGGGCTTCAAGTGAAGGAATTAGTGTAAATATTGAGTTGAAAAACAATATATTTGACTATCCATACTTGGAAATGAAAGTCTTGGATTTAATTTATTTATACAAGATGAAGGATCGAACGATGATTTCATCTTTTAATCATAACAGCTTAGCCCGAATTGGTTCCCTGGATTCTACGATCGAAACAGCTATTTTATATTCTTATCCGATGTATGAGCCTTGGGTATATGCTCAGCATCTTGGCGCAAAAGCTCTTCACCCTAATCAGCGTACCGTTAATGAAGTAAATGTAGCCGCTTCAAAAGATTGTCAAATTCCAGTGCGACCTTACACAGTAAATGATGTAAAAGTAGCTGAGCAGCTTCGGAAATATGGATGTGAATCCGTTATTACCGATTATCCAGAAAAAATGGTGAAGCAATTTGGGGGGCGCTTTTCGTAA
- a CDS encoding YycC family protein — protein sequence MRPLQISPDTAVKLAEQLNIPLEQLMHMPQHILLQKLAELNAGEDKKGSE from the coding sequence ATGAGACCACTGCAAATTTCACCGGATACAGCCGTAAAATTAGCGGAACAATTGAATATCCCTCTCGAGCAATTAATGCATATGCCTCAGCATATTTTGCTGCAGAAACTTGCTGAATTAAATGCGGGCGAAGATAAAAAAGGATCTGAATAA
- a CDS encoding peptide MFS transporter: MQAAVQHENQQPNESRKKHPPGLYLLFATEAWERFSYYGMRAILVLYLTATAAQGGLGVDKATALSLYGTFTSAVYITPMIGGYLTDRFLGRRLAITIGGVIMALGNFSIFIHQSVAALYIGLALLIIGNGFFKPNISTLVGDLYEENDPRRDGAFTIFYMGINFGAFFAPLVVGLMSYKYGFLTAAIGMVVGQILFNLLANRYLGDIGKEPTGKVHAAASQTSTAPLTAREKKRTVAIVILAFVVIAFWTAFEQAGSSLTLYAQDQINRQIGSFTVPTEWFQSLNPLFIMILAPIMSLVWYKLGNSKRGDFKTPTKMGMGLVTVGLGFLILIPAVMYTGNDPALKVNILFMIFTYFLHTLAELMISPVGLSMVSRLAPLKLASLLMGVWMASSAVANKLAGVLASYTQSLGYFDIFSLIGAVTIVLGIIVLFLSKPIAKLMD, encoded by the coding sequence ATGCAAGCAGCTGTACAACACGAAAATCAGCAGCCAAATGAGTCTAGGAAAAAACACCCTCCTGGACTGTACTTATTATTCGCTACTGAGGCATGGGAAAGATTTAGTTATTATGGAATGAGAGCCATTCTGGTTCTTTATTTAACTGCTACCGCTGCTCAAGGTGGACTCGGGGTAGATAAAGCAACTGCACTGAGCTTATATGGAACATTCACTAGTGCTGTTTACATTACGCCGATGATTGGCGGATATTTAACAGACCGCTTCCTCGGAAGAAGGCTAGCCATCACTATCGGTGGTGTGATTATGGCACTCGGGAATTTTTCCATCTTCATTCATCAAAGCGTAGCCGCTTTGTATATCGGACTTGCTTTATTAATTATCGGAAACGGATTTTTCAAACCAAATATCTCCACATTGGTCGGAGATCTGTATGAAGAAAATGATCCTCGCCGTGACGGTGCTTTCACCATTTTTTATATGGGTATTAACTTTGGTGCATTTTTCGCACCGTTAGTTGTTGGATTAATGAGTTACAAATACGGATTTTTAACAGCAGCTATTGGAATGGTTGTTGGACAAATTTTGTTTAACCTACTGGCTAATCGCTATTTAGGCGATATCGGGAAAGAGCCTACAGGAAAAGTACACGCAGCGGCATCTCAAACATCAACTGCTCCGCTGACAGCACGAGAAAAGAAAAGAACGGTTGCTATCGTTATTCTAGCCTTCGTTGTTATTGCTTTCTGGACAGCTTTTGAACAGGCTGGAAGTTCTTTAACACTATATGCTCAAGATCAAATTAATCGTCAAATAGGTAGTTTCACGGTTCCAACAGAGTGGTTCCAATCATTGAATCCGCTGTTTATCATGATTTTAGCACCAATTATGTCACTAGTTTGGTACAAGCTAGGAAATTCAAAACGCGGTGATTTCAAAACACCAACAAAAATGGGTATGGGACTTGTAACAGTCGGATTAGGATTCTTAATTTTAATTCCAGCCGTTATGTATACTGGTAATGACCCAGCTTTAAAAGTAAATATCCTGTTCATGATTTTCACTTACTTCCTGCACACGCTGGCTGAGCTTATGATTTCGCCAGTAGGGTTGTCTATGGTAAGTAGACTGGCTCCATTAAAGCTTGCTTCTCTTTTAATGGGCGTATGGATGGCAAGCTCTGCTGTTGCTAATAAGCTAGCGGGTGTTCTTGCATCTTATACACAGTCTTTAGGTTATTTCGACATCTTCAGCTTAATCGGAGCTGTAACAATTGTACTTGGAATTATCGTTCTGTTCCTTTCAAAACCGATTGCTAAATTAATGGATTAA
- the spo0A gene encoding sporulation transcription factor Spo0A: MKKIKVCLVDDNRELIGLLEDYISEQEDMEVIGVAYNGQECLSILKDKDPDVLVLDIIMPHLDGLAVLGQLKEMKKENYPNVIMLTAFGQEDVTKKAVDLGAAYFILKPFDMENLVNHIRQVSGQTSSFMQRSSSSMRSHRDSKPANLDASITSIIHEIGVPAHIKGYLYLREAISMVYKDIELLGSITKVLYPDIAKKYNTTASRVERAIRHAIEVAWSRGNIDSISSLFGYTVSMSKAKPTNSEFIAMVADKLRLEHKAS; the protein is encoded by the coding sequence TTGAAAAAAATTAAAGTATGCTTGGTTGATGATAATCGGGAACTAATTGGTTTGCTTGAAGATTATATTTCAGAGCAAGAAGACATGGAAGTAATCGGAGTAGCTTACAATGGACAAGAGTGTTTATCCATTTTAAAAGATAAAGATCCGGATGTTCTTGTATTAGACATTATTATGCCGCATCTAGATGGATTAGCAGTTTTAGGTCAGTTAAAAGAAATGAAAAAAGAAAATTATCCAAATGTCATTATGCTAACAGCATTTGGGCAAGAAGACGTAACGAAAAAAGCGGTTGATTTAGGAGCTGCTTATTTTATTCTAAAGCCGTTTGATATGGAAAACTTAGTGAATCATATTCGTCAAGTTAGCGGACAAACATCTTCATTTATGCAACGTTCATCTTCTTCCATGCGTTCACATCGCGACAGCAAACCAGCAAATTTAGATGCAAGCATTACGAGCATCATTCACGAAATTGGTGTACCTGCTCATATCAAAGGCTATTTATATTTGAGAGAAGCCATTTCAATGGTATATAAGGATATTGAGCTGCTTGGGTCGATTACAAAAGTACTGTATCCTGATATTGCAAAAAAATATAATACAACGGCAAGCCGCGTTGAGCGCGCCATTCGTCATGCCATTGAAGTAGCATGGAGCCGAGGAAACATTGATTCCATTTCTTCATTATTCGGATATACTGTCAGCATGTCAAAAGCGAAGCCGACAAATAGTGAATTTATCGCCATGGTTGCGGATAAATTACGCCTTGAACATAAAGCGAGTTGA
- the spoIVB gene encoding SpoIVB peptidase, which yields MQNRYRHIIGAILLVSFIFVGFIPVVQQYIHIPKQIVLFEQQKEKINTTLPLSVAASSPVYDVTSNKAKLTVAGKQVGKEELMLHLAGIPVKRVDVQVLSDFKVIPGGQSIGVKLNSKGVLVVGYHQVDTAKGKRSPGEIAGIQVGDMITKINGKTIEKMSDITPFIQQAGKTGEPLNLHILREKKQFDTKLYPLKDKQDYAYRIGLYIRDSAAGIGTMTFYDPKSKKYGALGHVISDMDTKKPIVVEDGQIVRSTVTSIEKGSNGVPGEKLARFSEDRQIIGNITRNSPFGIFGKLSSTMENGIMDKAMPIALSHQVKEGPAKILTVVDDDQVEEFDIEIMSTIPQKFPATKGMVIKITDPKLLKKTGGIVQGMSGSPIIQNGKVVGAVTHVFVNDPTSGYGVHIEWMLNEAGIDIYKNNRKKAS from the coding sequence ATGCAAAATCGATACAGACATATAATTGGTGCGATTCTCCTTGTTTCGTTCATTTTTGTAGGATTTATTCCAGTTGTGCAACAATATATACACATTCCAAAACAAATCGTCTTATTTGAACAGCAAAAAGAAAAAATTAATACGACATTACCGCTTAGCGTAGCAGCTTCATCACCTGTTTACGATGTAACAAGTAACAAGGCGAAGCTGACCGTAGCAGGCAAACAGGTAGGCAAAGAAGAGTTGATGCTTCATTTGGCCGGTATTCCTGTAAAGCGTGTAGACGTGCAGGTATTATCTGATTTTAAAGTCATTCCAGGTGGACAATCAATCGGTGTGAAATTAAATTCAAAAGGTGTTCTTGTTGTAGGCTATCATCAGGTAGATACAGCAAAAGGTAAAAGATCTCCTGGTGAAATTGCGGGTATTCAAGTTGGAGATATGATTACGAAGATTAATGGTAAAACCATTGAAAAAATGAGTGATATTACACCGTTTATTCAGCAGGCAGGAAAAACGGGTGAACCATTAAATCTGCATATTTTAAGAGAAAAAAAGCAGTTTGACACTAAGCTGTATCCGTTAAAAGATAAGCAAGATTATGCTTACAGAATCGGTTTATACATCCGTGATTCAGCTGCAGGAATTGGCACAATGACTTTTTATGATCCAAAATCTAAAAAATATGGCGCTTTAGGCCATGTTATTTCGGATATGGATACAAAAAAGCCAATCGTAGTAGAAGATGGACAAATTGTCCGTTCGACCGTTACATCAATTGAGAAAGGTTCTAACGGCGTTCCCGGCGAAAAGCTAGCAAGGTTTTCTGAAGATAGACAAATCATTGGAAATATTACACGAAATAGTCCTTTTGGTATTTTTGGAAAATTGTCTTCAACGATGGAAAACGGAATAATGGATAAAGCAATGCCAATTGCCCTATCTCATCAAGTAAAAGAAGGACCGGCTAAAATTCTAACGGTAGTAGATGATGATCAAGTGGAAGAATTTGATATTGAAATTATGAGTACTATACCTCAAAAGTTTCCGGCTACTAAAGGAATGGTTATTAAAATTACAGATCCTAAACTGCTAAAGAAAACAGGTGGAATTGTTCAAGGAATGAGCGGGAGCCCGATTATTCAAAACGGTAAAGTCGTTGGAGCGGTTACCCATGTTTTTGTAAATGATCCTACCTCGGGTTACGGTGTCCATATTGAATGGATGCTTAACGAAGCAGGAATCGATATTTATAAAAATAATCGAAAAAAAGCGAGCTAA
- the recN gene encoding DNA repair protein RecN yields MLAELSIKNFAIIDELSVSFEKGLTVLTGETGAGKSIIIDAISLLVGGRGSSEFVRHGTDRAEIEGLFLFDEEQHPSHEKAKQVGLEVEDGMIVLRRDITTNGKSICRINGKLVTLAILREVGQTLIDIHGQHEHQDLMNQDRHLTLLDQYGGEKVEEALTEYREVFSRYTSFKKQLDQLTENEQQMAHRLDLIQFQLDEIKAANLQLNEDEELNEERLKISNFEKIYTSLNDAYNALHGEHQGLDWVGVAMNHTEDISSLEKNYADISEIISSSFYQLEDASYKIRQQLDLLEFDPKRLDFIEARLNEINHLKRKYGQSVDEILEYAAQIEDEIDRIENRDTHVSKIKEQLNSVAQDLLVEANNVSAIRKKLAQELTDSIHHELQELYMAKTVFQIKFSVVNAGKNDVEVNGERIKFTKDGIDNVEFYISTNPGEPLKPLAKVASGGELSRIMLALKSIFSKHQGVTSIIFDEVDTGVSGRVAQSIGEKIHAISVDSQVLCISHLPQVAAMADTHLFIAKEIKGDRTTTSVLPLTLDEKVKEIGRMIAGAEITSLTKEHAKELLDLADKMKHTI; encoded by the coding sequence TTGTTAGCTGAATTATCCATTAAAAATTTTGCGATTATTGATGAACTTTCTGTTTCATTTGAAAAAGGCTTAACGGTATTAACAGGCGAAACAGGAGCGGGAAAGTCAATTATTATTGATGCCATTTCATTGTTAGTAGGTGGAAGAGGCTCTTCAGAGTTTGTCCGCCACGGAACAGACAGAGCCGAAATTGAAGGGCTTTTCTTATTTGATGAAGAACAGCATCCGAGTCACGAAAAAGCTAAACAAGTCGGTTTAGAAGTGGAAGATGGAATGATTGTGCTTCGCCGAGACATTACGACAAATGGGAAAAGTATTTGCCGGATCAACGGTAAGCTCGTAACGTTAGCTATCCTACGTGAAGTTGGACAGACGTTAATTGATATACATGGACAGCATGAACACCAAGATTTAATGAATCAAGATCGTCACTTAACTCTTCTTGATCAATATGGAGGAGAAAAAGTAGAAGAGGCTTTAACGGAGTATCGAGAGGTATTTTCTAGGTATACATCGTTCAAAAAACAGTTAGATCAATTAACTGAAAATGAACAGCAGATGGCACATCGCCTAGATCTTATTCAATTTCAATTAGATGAAATTAAAGCGGCAAATTTGCAGCTGAACGAAGACGAGGAACTAAATGAAGAGCGTTTGAAGATTTCTAACTTTGAAAAGATCTATACTTCACTAAACGATGCGTACAATGCGCTGCACGGTGAACATCAAGGTTTAGATTGGGTAGGCGTAGCAATGAATCATACGGAGGATATTTCTTCACTGGAAAAAAACTATGCCGATATTTCTGAAATCATTTCATCGAGTTTCTATCAGCTAGAAGACGCGTCTTATAAAATTCGTCAGCAGCTTGATTTATTAGAATTTGATCCCAAACGCTTAGACTTTATTGAAGCGCGTTTAAATGAAATTAATCACTTAAAGCGTAAATACGGTCAAAGTGTAGACGAAATTCTAGAATATGCAGCACAAATTGAAGATGAAATTGATCGTATTGAAAATCGAGATACGCATGTGAGTAAGATCAAAGAGCAGTTAAACAGCGTAGCGCAGGATTTATTAGTAGAAGCTAACAATGTTTCAGCTATTCGAAAAAAACTTGCTCAAGAGTTAACGGACAGCATCCATCATGAGCTTCAAGAACTGTATATGGCTAAGACCGTATTTCAAATTAAATTCTCTGTTGTAAATGCAGGTAAAAATGACGTTGAAGTAAATGGAGAAAGAATAAAATTCACCAAAGACGGCATTGACAACGTAGAGTTTTATATTTCTACCAACCCTGGTGAACCGTTAAAGCCTCTTGCAAAAGTAGCATCAGGAGGAGAACTGTCAAGAATTATGCTGGCGTTAAAGAGCATATTCTCTAAGCATCAAGGTGTGACGTCCATTATCTTTGATGAAGTTGATACAGGCGTAAGTGGAAGAGTAGCTCAATCGATCGGTGAAAAAATACATGCCATTTCCGTTGATTCACAAGTTCTCTGTATATCTCATCTGCCGCAGGTAGCAGCTATGGCAGATACTCATCTCTTTATTGCTAAAGAGATAAAAGGTGATCGTACAACGACGTCTGTTCTTCCATTAACTCTTGATGAAAAAGTAAAAGAAATTGGTCGAATGATTGCAGGAGCTGAAATTACAAGCTTAACGAAGGAACATGCCAAAGAGCTTTTAGATTTAGCGGATAAGATGAAGCACACCATTTAA